From a single Rhodococcus qingshengii JCM 15477 genomic region:
- the secE gene encoding preprotein translocase subunit SecE, which produces MSEERAKRDADTSDAETSPSADSTGVDDTAADATTRSDLSLDKDGAEKAPSASSGVSNKPTGKRAARGASVSASTVKTPARTASRTSSAKPTATNPGKKPKAKKDNIFKRLRKFFREVIAELRKVIWPNRKQMITYTSVVLTFVVFMVAFISGVDIAVIKGVTWLFG; this is translated from the coding sequence GTGAGCGAGGAGCGCGCCAAGCGCGACGCCGACACTTCGGATGCGGAGACTTCACCGTCTGCCGATTCGACCGGTGTCGACGACACTGCAGCTGACGCGACTACGCGTTCCGATCTTTCGTTGGACAAGGACGGTGCCGAGAAGGCTCCCTCCGCATCCAGTGGGGTTTCCAACAAGCCGACCGGCAAGCGCGCTGCACGCGGCGCCTCGGTCAGCGCGTCCACCGTGAAGACTCCGGCCCGGACGGCATCCCGGACATCTTCGGCCAAGCCGACTGCAACGAACCCCGGTAAGAAGCCCAAGGCGAAGAAGGACAACATCTTCAAGCGCCTGCGCAAATTCTTCCGCGAGGTCATCGCAGAACTCCGTAAGGTCATCTGGCCGAACCGCAAGCAGATGATCACCTACACCAGCGTCGTGCTGACGTTCGTGGTCTTCATGGTCGCTTTCATCAGCGGCGTCGATATCGCTGTGATCAAGGGTGTCACCTGGCTGTTCGGCTGA
- the hadB gene encoding (3R)-hydroxyacyl-ACP dehydratase subunit HadB — protein MSLRKFSDVSVGELLPEKSVTLTRGNLANYAGVSGDPNPIHFSDEVARLAGLPDVVAHGMLSMGIGAGYVTEWLGDPGAVTEYNVRFTSPVIVAADKAAEIEFTAKVKSVDEESKTAVLAIVAKSEGKKIFGRATATVRLA, from the coding sequence ATGTCGCTTCGTAAATTTTCCGACGTGAGTGTCGGCGAACTTCTCCCCGAGAAGTCCGTCACCCTGACGCGTGGAAACCTCGCCAACTACGCGGGTGTTTCGGGAGATCCCAATCCGATTCACTTCAGTGACGAGGTCGCACGACTTGCCGGCTTGCCGGACGTCGTCGCGCACGGCATGCTCTCCATGGGCATCGGTGCCGGCTACGTCACCGAATGGCTGGGAGATCCGGGCGCAGTGACCGAGTACAACGTACGGTTCACGAGCCCGGTGATCGTGGCAGCCGACAAGGCTGCCGAGATCGAGTTCACCGCCAAGGTGAAGTCGGTCGACGAAGAAAGCAAGACCGCAGTACTGGCAATTGTGGCCAAGTCCGAAGGTAAGAAGATCTTCGGTCGTGCCACTGCCACGGTCCGTCTAGCCTGA